The genomic stretch GGACCGGCATCCGGCTTACGTTCAGTCTTTCGCTGAGTTCACCCTCCACGAGCCTCTCTCCAGGACGCATTGCCCCATCCAGGATCGCCTGGCGCAGGGTCTCATAGACCACATCCCTTATGGGGGTCATCATGCTCGGATCGATCGATCGAAGAACCGCTTCCACTGGAACACCTCCATGTGTATCCGGGATCCAATATCCAAGATCCTAAGGCGTAATCTAAACCCTTAAACATCACATGTCAACACGAAAAAGATTAAACTTTCAGGTCAATCGGATCCCAACACCCCCCCCACCAAAGGCACGAACCTGCACAGGTCCTCCCACCTCTCCTCCATCGTCCCACCCTCCAGCCTCACCACCAACACCCTCTGAAGCCCTCCCCCAACGTTCACAGGAGCCACCAGGATCCCAGGATCCAGAAGAAGTCCCTCCAAAAGCCTATCCACGTCCTCCCTGGAACAGGCGGCGGATATTAGAACCCTGGGGAACCTCCCAAGACCCAGGGAAGGATCCAACCCGTCCCCATGCACCACCTCCACCGACAACCCCATCTCCCCAAGAACCCGCCGAGACAACTGAGCCAGCTCCCCTATCCTCTCAACACCGGTCACCTGACAGCCCAAAAGGGCCAAAACCGCGCACTGATACCCGCAGCCGCTGCCCACCTCCAAAACCCTCATCCCCGGAGCAACCGATAAAAGGCAAGTCATGCGGGCCACCATGGAGGGCTGCGAAATCGTCTGCCCAAAACCTATGGGAAACGGAAAGTCCCCGTAGGCCTGCTCAAGGGCCCCTGGATCCCCCTCCTCCGCCTCCTCCCTAAGAACGCCTATGAAACGGTGCCTGGGCAAACTCCCTATGGCCGAAAGTATCAACGGATCCCCACATCCCCCCCGGCGGACCTCCTCCGCCAGGCGGGCGGCCCAGGTCTTCCACATTTAACCCACCCCCTTGTTTTTTGATATATTATCCTTCAAAAGCAACGGAGGGGGTGTGGCGGTTGCTCGAGAAGGTAGACCTGAACAGAAAGCTGTCCAAAGAGGAGTTCAAGTCCATATGGCCCAAGGTGAGGGATGAGCTCGGCATGGCCCAGCGGAGGGCCAAGGAGCTCGGTATACCGGTGATGATCGTCTTCGAAGGCTGGGACGGGGCGGGAAAGGGAACCCTCATGAACGAGCTGATCCAAGCCCTTGACCCCCGGGGCTTTGAGGTCCATAACGTGAAAGGCGACCAGGAGCCCCTGTGGCCTCCGATGAGATACTTCTTTCAAATCACGCCCCCCAGGGGCAAGATAGGGATATACAACCGAAGCTGGTACAGCCGGATACTGGGCGGGGACGAGTCGGACAAGACCTTGGCGGAGATAACCTCCTTCGAGAGACAGCTGGCCCAGGACGGATACTGCATAATAAAGCTCTTCCTCCACATATCCAAGAAGGAGCAGAAAAAACGGCTCAAGGCCCTGGAGGAAAACCCCGCCACCGCTTGGAGGGTCACCCCACAGGACTGGGAAAACCACAAGCGATACGAAAAGACCGCCCAGACGGTGGAACGAATGATACGCCAAACCGACAAGGGACATGCCCCCTGGATCCTGGTGGAGTCCCACCAGAAGGAGTACGCCGCCGTCAAGATAGGTCAGAGCGTGCTGGAGCACATCTCATCCGCCATAAAGAGGGCCGAGGCGGAGAAGGAGATCACCCCCGCCAGGTTCTCGGGCCTTGGCCTGCACAAGGACACCAGGACCTCCATCTTCAGGACGTTGAACATGGATCTCACCCTCTCGGAGGAGTCCTACCGGAAGGAACTCAAGTCCTGCCAAACCCGCCTCAGGGAGATTCAGTACTCCCTCTACAAGCTGCGCAAGCCCCTGGTGATAGTCTTCGAGGGGATGGACGCGGCGGGCAAGGGGGGCTGCATAAAGAGGCTCACCCAGAACCTGGACCCCAGGGGATACCAGGTGGTGCCAACGGCGGCTCCAAACGACTGGGAAAGGGCCCACCACTACCTCTGGCGCTTCTGGAACTCCTTCCCCAAGGGAGGACACATAGGGGTCTACGACCGAAGCTGGTACGGACGGGTGCTGGTGGAGCGCATAGAGGGCTTCTGCTCGGAGCCCGAGTGGCGCAGGGCTTTCGGGGAGATAAACGAGATGGAGGGCCAGTGGGCGGACTTCGGGGCAGTGATCATAAAGTTCTGGCTCCACATCACCCAGGAGGAACAGCTCCGAAGGTTCAAGGAGCGGCAGGAAAACCCCCTCAAACAGTGGAAGATCACCGAGGAGGACTGGCGGAACCGGGAGAAGTGGGACCTCTACGAGGAAGCGGCGGAGGAGATGTTCATGAGGACCAGCACCCCCGACGCCCCATGGGTCCTGGTGGAGGGAAACTGCAAGCGCTTCACCAGGATAAAGGTCCTCAAAGAGGTGATAAAAGCGGCGGAGTCAAAGCTCAAGCTCTAGGGGGCATCTGCTACTTTAAACTTAAAAAACCGCCCTGGGCGGATGGGCAAAACCCTCCGCCCAGGGCATGGGCCTTAAGCTCCAGCCAAACTTCCGTCCTACACCCCAGATCCCGCCAGGGAAAGGGCGAGGTCCAAAACCCCGTTCCCGTCCATGGCGCCGTAAAGCCTCGTGTCTATTACCTCCACCGGCACGCCATCCCTCACCGACCGGCGTACCTCCTCCAGCATGTACCTAGCCTGGGGCCCCAACAGGACCACATTGGCATCCTCCGTGAGATCCCTCATGTCCGACGTGGAGACCGCCTCTATGTCCGCCCTTATCCCCCGCTCATCCGCCGCCTTCCTCATCTTGCTGACCAAAAGGCTGGTGGACATGCCGGCAAAACACACCAGCACTATCTTCAAGCCGCTCACCCCCTAACAAGGCCTATCATCCGCTTTAGGAGCCCCTCGTCCAGCGGGCCATCGGGGCTGCCGCCGGCCCTCACGGAACGTCCAAGGTGCACCCACCGGACACCGGTCCTATCTATAACCTTCCGGACGTTGCCCTGGGTTATGCCTCCCCCGGCCATCACCCTAACCCCCTCAAGGACCTCCGCCATGCGCCTTATCCTGTCCAGGTTGCCCTCTATGGGTCCCGCCCCGCCGGAGGTCAACAGATCCGTCACCCCGGGGAAATCCCTGAGGGCCTCCGCCGCCGACACCGGGTCCGGAAGCTGGTCTATGGCCCGGTGGAACGTGAAGTCCAAGGAGGGACACCAGGACAGGGCCTGCTCCAGGGCCTTGAGGTCCACCCCGCCGTCTCGGGTAAACCCCATCACCAGCCCCCTGGCCCCCGCCTCCAGGGCGGACAGGGAAAGACGCTTCATCTCGTCCATCTCGCCGGGGGAGTACTCAAAAACACCGGCCCTAGGACGGATCATGACGTTCACCGGTATGCCAACCCTCCGCGCCGCAAGGGCCACCTGCTCCATGTCAGGGCTCAAGCCCCCCGCCGCCAGGTCCCTAACGAACTCAACCCTGTGAGCGCCGCACCGCTCCGCCAACTCCGCCTCCTCCGGGGACGTTACTATAACCTCAACGAACAACTAAGATCCAGCCTCCTCTTCCTGGGCCCTCTTACGATCCGATATCTTTATGAAGGGATACCAGATGAGCATCACCACCAGGATGTCCACGAGCTGCAGAACCGCCCCGGACACGCTGCCGGTTATGAGGAACCCCTGTATTATGGGCGGCGTGGTCCAGGGAAGCACCACGCCGGTGGGCTTTGCCACCAGCCCCAGGGCCATGGCGTAGTAGTTGATCACCGTTATGGCCACGGGCCCCAACACCAAGGGTATCATGTTAAGGGGATTAAGCACCACCGGAAGGCCGAACATTATGGGCTCGTTTATGTTGAAAAGCCCAGGCAGCAGCGACACCTTGGCAAGCTCCTTGTACTGCCTTGACCGGGACCTTATCAGCAGCAGCACCACCACCGCCAGGGTGGCGCCGGCTCCCCCTATCCACACCAGGTCGAAGAACTGCTCGGTTATTATGTTGGGAGACACCCGTCCCGCCTCTATGGCCGCCAGGTTCGCCTCCTGCAGGGGAACCCAGAAGGGCCTCATGATGCCGTTCACTATGGTGCCGCCGTTCAAACCCACGCTCCAAAGAAGGCTTATGGAGAACACGGTGCCTATGGCCCCCAAGACGTTGTTGGCCACCATCTTCTGCATGGGAATCGACACCAAATCGTAGACGAACTGGTGCACGTTCCCGTAGGGGGTCCCTAAGAAGACCAGCCTTATGAAAAGCATCGCCGACACTATGCAAAAACCGGGCAGGAGGGCGGAAAACGCCCTGGACACCGCCGGAGGCACCCCTTCGGGCATGCGGATCACTATGTTCCTCTGGATGAAGAACCTGAACAGCTCCGTCACCAGGATGGCCAGGAGTATGGCCACCAAAACGCCGTTGGTGCCGTACCAGCCCCCCACGGTTATCACCCGGTTCACCGTCACGGCGGACCCGTTCACGTCCACGGTGGTGGATATGGGGGATATCAACACGAAGGACGCCAACGACAACGCCCCCACGGACAGGGCGTCCAGCTTGTAAGACTGGGCCAGCTTATAGGCCACGAAGGACACCACGTACAGGGACATCAGATCGTAGGTGGCCCGCTTAGGTAATATTATAAACTGGTTAAACCCTTCGCCGAAGAGCTTGGCCTGAAGCTCCTGCCAGCCCGGGGCGGGGAAGTCCTGTATTATTATGAAAAGGGACCCTATTATCAGGAACGGCATGAAGGCTATGAAACCGTCCCTGATGGCCGCCAGGTGCCGCTGGCCCGCCACCCTCACCGCCCAAGGGGCAAAACGGTTCTCCAAGAACTCCTGTACCCTGTTCATCCCAAATCTCCCTCCCTCTCAGGTTATAGCCCTTTCCGGCCTGGAAGCCCAGCTCACTCAAAAGACCTCCTCCGGCGGAAGGGTGAGCCGCCTTTGGTAGGCTTCCATCCACTTGGGCGACGCCTCCTCCACCGAAACCCCTCCGTTCCCCTCCGATGGACGGGCTATGTAAACCTTAGGGTCCCTGGAGTTAGAAGCCCACGCGAAGGAGAACTCCACGTTGGTGGCGACCCCTATGTCCCCCTTAGGGGAGCAGCATATTATGGACACCGCCCCCACCTTGCGGCCCTTGTCCCTAAGACGGGCCTCAAACTCCCTTAGCGCCCGCCTTGCGGCGTCATCCGCCGAAAGCCCCTCTCCCATGAGGCGAACCGTCTCGTAGGACAGGACCCCCTTCATGATGTCCTCCCCAAGGCCCGTGGCCACCGCAGCTCCCATGCGGCTGTCGCAATAAAGCCCGGAACCGCAAAGGGGAGAGTCCCCCACCCTTCCGGGGCGCTTCATGAAAAGGCCGCTGGTGGAGGTGGCGCAGGCCATGGACCCCTTGAGGTCCAGCGCCACCACCCCCACGGTGTCGTGCCCGTCATAGGGGGAAAGGTTCTCCTCCATCACCTTGCGCCGCCTTATCTCGAAGGCCCTCTTAGCCCTTGGGGTAAGCATGTTCCGCATCTCGAAGAGCTCGACCCTGGCGAAGTCCTGGGCCCCCTGGCCCACCAGGAAGGTGTTGAAGCGCTCTGAGCTCAGCCGCCTTGCAAGCAGCACCGGGTTCTTAACGTCCCGTACAGCCCCCACGGCGCCGAAGTCCAAGGTGTCCCCGTCCATGAAAGCCGCGTCCAGCTCCACCTGGCACTCCCCGTTAGGAAGCCCCCCAAGCCCCACGGACTTGTAAAGGGGCTCGTCTTCCACCGCCTTCACCGCCTCTAAGACCGCGTCGCAAGCGCTTCCACCCTCTGCGAGTATGCGGCCCCCCACGGAAATCCCCTCCAAGCACATCCTCCAGGTGCCGCCTATCAGCCAACCTACAGGACCAGCCAGGCTCAACCCAAACCCCTCCCCTCATGGATGACCCGGTACAGGTTTATGATCTCCCCCACCAGGGGCTTGGCCAGCATGGCGTTCATAAGGTGGTCCTGGGCGTGCACCATGAGCATGGTCACGTTCACCTGATCACCCCTAGCCTCCCCAACGATGAGGGACGTCTGGACCTTGTGGGCCTCCACTATCAACGCCTCCGCCTGCTCCATCCTCTCAAGGGCGCCGTTGAAGTCCCCTCCCCTGGCGCAGGCGGCGGCCTCCATCATCCTGGAGAACGCATCCCCCGCCATGGAAATGATCTGAAAAACCGCCTTCTCCTCTCCTCCCAACCATATCCCCCCACGGGAAAGAACTTTAAAAAAATATAAAGGCCCCCCACAGGAGGCCTCAAACTCTCTTTTTCCTAACCCTTAGGAAGCCCAGGCGTGGACCCCACATGGACCTCAACGGGAGATAAAACATCCGAACAGCCGCTCCATAAACTCCCCATGGGACCTGCTTTTCAAAAGACGCCCCACAAGCCCGGGATCCTCAATAAGACGCCCCACCGCCTCGTAAAGGGCCCTGGCCTCTTCCCTGGCCCCCCTTCGGGGGGCGAAGAGCATCACCAGCCTAACCCGGTGGTCGCCCCACTGGACGGGGCGCCTTAAAATGCCCACCGCCACGGCGGACTCGAAGGCCTCCATCCGCACCGAATGGGGCACCGCCACCAGGTTGCCAAGGGAGGTGGGAAGCAGCCTCTCCCTCTCCAGAACCCCTTCCATGTAGCCCTTTGGCACAAGCCCCGCTTCCCACAGGAGCTTGGAGAGGATCTCTATGCTCTCCTCCGGGGAGCCAGCATCCATGGAGGGCACAAAAAGATCCTCCCGGAAGAGGCCCTTAAGCACGTCGGACAATCCTTTAAGCCTGGGCCTTACGAACAAAAGGTTCTCCAAGGCCTCCTGGTCCCGACGGTCGAAGAAGGGGGACACGTGCACCACCGGCACCCCCTCCACCTCCATGGGAACCGTGGAGACCACGCACTTAAGGTCCATCACCTTAAGAAGGGACCGTTGGGCAAACGAAAAAGGACCCAACAGCCTCACCCTGCCGCCGTAAAGGGCCTTGAGCTTATCCATGAGAAGCCCCGCGGAGGCCTC from Thermanaerothrix sp. encodes the following:
- the pap gene encoding polyphosphate:AMP phosphotransferase, coding for MLEKVDLNRKLSKEEFKSIWPKVRDELGMAQRRAKELGIPVMIVFEGWDGAGKGTLMNELIQALDPRGFEVHNVKGDQEPLWPPMRYFFQITPPRGKIGIYNRSWYSRILGGDESDKTLAEITSFERQLAQDGYCIIKLFLHISKKEQKKRLKALEENPATAWRVTPQDWENHKRYEKTAQTVERMIRQTDKGHAPWILVESHQKEYAAVKIGQSVLEHISSAIKRAEAEKEITPARFSGLGLHKDTRTSIFRTLNMDLTLSEESYRKELKSCQTRLREIQYSLYKLRKPLVIVFEGMDAAGKGGCIKRLTQNLDPRGYQVVPTAAPNDWERAHHYLWRFWNSFPKGGHIGVYDRSWYGRVLVERIEGFCSEPEWRRAFGEINEMEGQWADFGAVIIKFWLHITQEEQLRRFKERQENPLKQWKITEEDWRNREKWDLYEEAAEEMFMRTSTPDAPWVLVEGNCKRFTRIKVLKEVIKAAESKLKL
- a CDS encoding PTS sugar transporter subunit IIB, which codes for MKIVLVCFAGMSTSLLVSKMRKAADERGIRADIEAVSTSDMRDLTEDANVVLLGPQARYMLEEVRRSVRDGVPVEVIDTRLYGAMDGNGVLDLALSLAGSGV
- the celB gene encoding PTS cellobiose transporter subunit IIC, coding for MNRVQEFLENRFAPWAVRVAGQRHLAAIRDGFIAFMPFLIIGSLFIIIQDFPAPGWQELQAKLFGEGFNQFIILPKRATYDLMSLYVVSFVAYKLAQSYKLDALSVGALSLASFVLISPISTTVDVNGSAVTVNRVITVGGWYGTNGVLVAILLAILVTELFRFFIQRNIVIRMPEGVPPAVSRAFSALLPGFCIVSAMLFIRLVFLGTPYGNVHQFVYDLVSIPMQKMVANNVLGAIGTVFSISLLWSVGLNGGTIVNGIMRPFWVPLQEANLAAIEAGRVSPNIITEQFFDLVWIGGAGATLAVVVLLLIRSRSRQYKELAKVSLLPGLFNINEPIMFGLPVVLNPLNMIPLVLGPVAITVINYYAMALGLVAKPTGVVLPWTTPPIIQGFLITGSVSGAVLQLVDILVVMLIWYPFIKISDRKRAQEEEAGS
- a CDS encoding N(4)-(beta-N-acetylglucosaminyl)-L-asparaginase — its product is MSLAGPVGWLIGGTWRMCLEGISVGGRILAEGGSACDAVLEAVKAVEDEPLYKSVGLGGLPNGECQVELDAAFMDGDTLDFGAVGAVRDVKNPVLLARRLSSERFNTFLVGQGAQDFARVELFEMRNMLTPRAKRAFEIRRRKVMEENLSPYDGHDTVGVVALDLKGSMACATSTSGLFMKRPGRVGDSPLCGSGLYCDSRMGAAVATGLGEDIMKGVLSYETVRLMGEGLSADDAARRALREFEARLRDKGRKVGAVSIICCSPKGDIGVATNVEFSFAWASNSRDPKVYIARPSEGNGGVSVEEASPKWMEAYQRRLTLPPEEVF
- a CDS encoding PTS lactose/cellobiose transporter subunit IIA, with amino-acid sequence MGGEEKAVFQIISMAGDAFSRMMEAAACARGGDFNGALERMEQAEALIVEAHKVQTSLIVGEARGDQVNVTMLMVHAQDHLMNAMLAKPLVGEIINLYRVIHEGRGLG
- a CDS encoding PTS sugar transporter subunit IIA, which produces LGMEAPEAVFAQASEVLSERRGFSDLDRVNLFICAVFSVLRSSEGMFPEDSQDGFWLLAPHDLEMAREVLALVADGLGLGVHESDVRYLGCLISLFRRRSPGELNRDRLRTFQDSYYLTLTEWALARLQDECGFDFTGDDRLVTGLALHVKMLRRRAMAGHRVRNPMLEDLRRRYPLTFEVAVLFLKHLSGLSGLEFQEDEAGFVAMHFGGAFERMAREEERRMGLAVVCPSGEASAGLLMDKLKALYGGRVRLLGPFSFAQRSLLKVMDLKCVVSTVPMEVEGVPVVHVSPFFDRRDQEALENLLFVRPRLKGLSDVLKGLFREDLFVPSMDAGSPEESIEILSKLLWEAGLVPKGYMEGVLERERLLPTSLGNLVAVPHSVRMEAFESAVAVGILRRPVQWGDHRVRLVMLFAPRRGAREEARALYEAVGRLIEDPGLVGRLLKSRSHGEFMERLFGCFISR